In Luteimonas viscosa, the following proteins share a genomic window:
- a CDS encoding lipid-A-disaccharide synthase N-terminal domain-containing protein: MDVMNRELAALAWTGLHVSPWKLIGLTGATLFALRWLVQFVAARNAGEPVIPRAFWVMSLLGSSMTLAYFLFSSKQDAVGVLQNLFPAFTAAYSLWLDLRKTPPPRAEADAGLGAAPRGSGS, from the coding sequence ATGGACGTGATGAACCGGGAACTCGCCGCACTGGCCTGGACCGGGCTGCATGTCAGCCCGTGGAAACTGATCGGCCTGACGGGCGCCACGCTGTTCGCGCTGCGCTGGCTGGTGCAGTTCGTCGCGGCGCGTAACGCCGGCGAGCCGGTCATCCCGCGCGCGTTCTGGGTGATGAGCCTGCTGGGCAGCTCGATGACGCTGGCCTACTTCCTGTTCTCCAGCAAGCAGGATGCGGTGGGCGTGCTGCAGAACCTGTTCCCCGCGTTCACCGCGGCCTACAGCCTCTGGCTCGACCTGAGAAAGACCCCGCCGCCGCGCGCGGAAGCCGATGCGGGCCTCGGCGCAGCGCCGCGGGGTTCAGGTTCCTGA
- a CDS encoding host attachment family protein, whose protein sequence is MTMVPSEALVVVADGGGARLFRNRGDERSLSLHQVELRELMNMDDDGPAGSMPGESTGQQIDEATFAKQLALALNDGALKQQYEALVLIADPTTLGRMRPLLHKEVLARTVTELAKTLTNAPVEDIERALRPS, encoded by the coding sequence ATGACCATGGTTCCCTCCGAAGCGCTCGTCGTCGTCGCCGATGGCGGTGGCGCGCGCCTGTTCCGCAATCGGGGCGACGAACGTTCCCTGTCCTTGCACCAGGTGGAGCTGCGCGAGCTGATGAACATGGACGACGACGGCCCCGCGGGCAGCATGCCGGGCGAGTCGACAGGGCAGCAGATCGACGAGGCCACGTTCGCCAAGCAGCTGGCGCTCGCGCTCAACGACGGGGCGCTCAAGCAGCAGTACGAGGCGCTGGTGCTGATCGCCGATCCGACCACGCTGGGGCGGATGCGGCCATTGCTGCACAAGGAGGTCCTGGCGCGCACCGTGACCGAGCTGGCCAAGACCCTGACCAACGCGCCGGTGGAGGACATCGAGCGCGCGCTCCGGCCGTCGTGA
- a CDS encoding tetratricopeptide repeat protein, whose translation MHYPHLAARGAIAGLLSQSLESFLGFFGDPLAPLAQAMELDPDLAEARVLRAWMLMTAGDASLVPMAREDVAVARRSAAGTRLSLHLDALERWCGGDWRGAARAVEDINLQFPHDVLALLVGHFLDYYVGDARTQLVRTERAIAQWDPQRPGWHAVLGMYAFGLEENARYREAERFGRMAVEVEPRNAWAQHAVAHVLEMQGRPRDGIAWMESNPHWQADSGLSPHNWWHLALFHMALGDLERIVALYDGPITDGVEPRPLPLHDASSMLWRLRLRGQPLGDRWNELADRWAPYADEQWSAFNDWHALMAFVGAGRGDLVERKLRAQADAQARGDYRTGLADAGHAVCRAIVAHGNDDHRRVVELLRPIRGQTHRMGGSVAQRDLVELTLMDSARRSGQRMLADALEAERHNAMQWRAAA comes from the coding sequence ATGCACTATCCCCACCTGGCCGCGCGCGGCGCGATCGCCGGACTGCTGTCCCAGTCCCTGGAGAGCTTCCTGGGCTTCTTCGGCGATCCGCTGGCGCCCCTCGCGCAAGCCATGGAACTCGATCCCGACCTCGCCGAAGCGCGCGTGCTGCGCGCCTGGATGCTGATGACCGCCGGCGATGCCAGCCTGGTGCCGATGGCGCGCGAAGACGTCGCCGTCGCGCGGCGCTCCGCCGCCGGCACCCGGCTGTCTCTGCACCTGGACGCGCTGGAGCGCTGGTGCGGCGGCGACTGGCGTGGCGCCGCGCGGGCCGTGGAGGACATCAACCTGCAGTTCCCGCACGACGTGCTGGCCCTGCTTGTCGGCCACTTCCTCGACTACTACGTCGGCGACGCACGCACCCAGCTGGTGCGCACCGAACGCGCGATCGCGCAGTGGGATCCGCAACGGCCCGGCTGGCATGCGGTACTGGGCATGTACGCCTTCGGCCTGGAGGAGAACGCGCGATACCGCGAGGCGGAACGCTTCGGCCGCATGGCGGTGGAGGTCGAGCCGCGCAATGCATGGGCACAGCATGCCGTGGCGCACGTGCTGGAAATGCAGGGACGTCCGCGGGACGGCATCGCCTGGATGGAGTCGAACCCGCACTGGCAGGCCGACAGCGGCCTGTCTCCGCACAACTGGTGGCACCTGGCCCTGTTCCACATGGCCCTGGGCGACCTGGAGCGGATCGTCGCGCTCTACGACGGTCCGATCACCGACGGCGTCGAGCCCCGGCCGCTGCCCCTGCACGACGCCAGCTCGATGCTGTGGCGGCTGCGCCTGCGCGGACAGCCGCTGGGCGACCGCTGGAACGAGCTCGCCGACCGGTGGGCACCCTACGCCGACGAGCAATGGAGTGCGTTCAACGACTGGCACGCGCTGATGGCCTTCGTCGGCGCCGGCCGCGGCGACCTGGTCGAACGCAAGCTGCGGGCGCAGGCAGACGCGCAGGCCCGCGGAGACTACCGCACCGGGCTGGCCGATGCCGGCCACGCCGTGTGCCGGGCGATCGTCGCGCACGGCAACGACGACCACCGCCGCGTGGTCGAGCTGCTCCGGCCCATCCGCGGCCAGACGCATCGGATGGGCGGCAGCGTGGCGCAGCGCGACCTGGTCGAACTCACGCTGATGGATTCCGCGCGCCGCTCCGGCCAGCGCATGCTCGCCGACGCGCTCGAGGCCGAACGCCACAACGCGATGCAATGGCGTGCCGCGGCCTGA
- a CDS encoding thioredoxin family protein, with translation MTYQAQFAAQEPARAELDAMPGAVLLEFGAPWCGHCRAAQPALQALLAAREGLTHLKVEDGRGKPLGRAFGVKLWPTLVLLRAGEEQARVVRPLSREDLAPLGAALDASS, from the coding sequence GTGACCTACCAGGCGCAGTTCGCGGCGCAGGAACCGGCGCGTGCGGAGCTGGACGCGATGCCCGGCGCGGTACTGCTGGAATTCGGCGCGCCGTGGTGCGGGCATTGCCGCGCCGCGCAGCCGGCGCTGCAGGCCCTGCTGGCGGCGCGCGAGGGCCTCACCCATCTCAAGGTCGAGGATGGACGCGGCAAGCCGCTGGGTCGTGCCTTCGGCGTCAAGCTGTGGCCCACGCTGGTGCTGCTGCGCGCCGGCGAGGAACAGGCACGCGTCGTGCGCCCGCTGTCTCGCGAGGACCTCGCGCCGCTCGGAGCGGCATTGGACGCCTCGAGCTGA
- a CDS encoding DHCW motif cupin fold protein has protein sequence MRLTPFPFCATDWQALPATRFPGDRGWADVRIQSFADMCIRLIEFSAGYVSDHWSAKGHVAVCLDGELETELDGGRSIVLQPGMTSQLGDRSGRHRWTTAGGARVLVID, from the coding sequence ATGCGCCTGACGCCCTTCCCCTTCTGCGCCACCGACTGGCAGGCGTTGCCCGCCACCCGCTTCCCGGGCGACCGCGGCTGGGCGGACGTGCGCATCCAGTCGTTCGCCGACATGTGCATCCGCCTGATCGAGTTCAGCGCCGGCTACGTGTCCGACCACTGGTCCGCGAAAGGCCACGTCGCGGTCTGTCTGGACGGCGAGCTCGAAACCGAACTCGATGGCGGCCGCTCGATCGTGCTGCAGCCGGGCATGACCAGCCAGCTCGGCGACCGCTCCGGTCGCCATCGCTGGACGACCGCCGGTGGCGCAAGGGTGCTGGTGATCGACTGA